The Lycium barbarum isolate Lr01 chromosome 12, ASM1917538v2, whole genome shotgun sequence genome includes a region encoding these proteins:
- the LOC132622282 gene encoding carboxyl-terminal-processing peptidase 1, chloroplastic yields MRLLHNPIPPPSPPLLTSFSAPKSSILPKKSSLNSHHKPLQQVVSTGVSLVLSLGLLVSAPNSIALESPSSLQSSLEVTNCRDNEAEEEVYTEVSKVVSNERIVEEAWQIVNDSFLNTSPRSWSQESWLQKKDDILSSSIQTRSKAHDIIKRMLASLGDPYTRFLSPEQFSKMARYDMTGIGVNLRDVPDGNGGSKLKVLGLLLDGPAHNAGVRQGDELISVNGVDVLGKSAFEASSLLLGPNGTSVNIMVKHGNCGPVQSINVERQSIAKTPVFYRLEQIESGSTSVGYVRLKEFNALARKDLVTAIKRLEGMGASSFVLDLRDNLGGLVQAGIEIAKLFLNEGDTVIYTVGRDPQYTRNIVAEAPPLITAPVIVLVNKSTASASEIVATALHDNCRAVLVGDKTYGKGLIQSVFELPDGSGVVVTIGKYVTPNHMDINGNGVEPDFKNFPALSEVNNRLSKCHMQQEG; encoded by the exons ATGAGGCTGCTCCACAACCCCATACCTCCACCATCTCCACCACTATTAACCTCCTTTTCAGCACCCAAATCTTCAATTCTTCCAAAAAAATcatctttgaactctcatcatAAACCCCTTCAACAAGTTGTCTCAACTGGGGTGTCATTAGTTCTTTCTTTGGGGCTTCTTGTTTCTGCTCCTAATTCCATTGCTCTGGAATCTCCTTCTTCACTTCAATCTTCATTGGAGGTAACAAATTGTCGCGACAACGAGGCGGAGGAGGAGGTGTACACTGAGGTGTCCAAAGTGGTGAGCAATGAAAGGATTGTGGAAGAAGCTTGGCAGATTGTTAATGACAGCTTTCTTAACACTAGCCCTCGTTCTTGGTCTCAAGAATCTTGGCTT CAAAAGAAAGATGACATCTTAAGTTCATCAATTCAGACAAGGTCAAAAGCTCACGATATCATCAAGCGTATGTTGGCTAGCTTGGGTGACCCCTATACACGTTTTCTTTCTCCTGAACAG TTCTCCAAGATGGCTAGATATGATATGACTGGGATTGGAGTAAACCTCAGGGATGTCCCAGATGGCAATGGAGGTTCAAAACTGAAGGTTTTGGGGCTCCTATTGGATGGCCCTGCCCATAATGCCGGTGTACGACAG GGAGATGAACTAATATCCGTGAATGGGGTGGATGTGCTGGGTAAATCTGCCTTTGAAGCATCATCTCTGTTATTAGGTCCAAATGGGACATCTGTGAACATCATG GTTAAGCATGGGAATTGTGGACCTGTCCAGTCCATTAATGTGGAGAGGCAATCTATTGCTAAGACACCGGTTTTTTATCGGCTGGAGCAGATTGAAAGTGGTTCTACTTCTGTTGGTTATGTGCGCCTAAAGGAGTTCAATGCATTGGCCAGAAAAGATTTGGTTACTG CAATTAAGCGACTCGAAGGCATGGGTGCCTCATCTTTTGTTCTTGATCTCAGAGATAACCTTGGTGGACTAGTGCAG GCTGGCATTGAAATCGCAAAACTTTTTCTGAATGAAGGAGACACG GTGATTTACACTGTAGGAAGAGATCCACAGTATACAAGGAATATTGTTGCAGAAGCTCCTCCTCTTATTACAGCTCCAGTAATT GTTTTGGTTAACAAGAGTACTGCAAGTGCTAGTGAAATT GTTGCAACTGCGCTTCACGACAATTGTAGAGCTGTTCTCGTGGGAGACAAGACATATGGCAAG GGCCTGATTCAGTCGGTGTTTGAGCTGCCTGATGGCTCGGGTGTGGTTGTAACAATTGGAAAGTATGTCACGCCAAATCACATGGATATTAATGGCAATGGAGTTGAACCAGATTTCAAGAATTTTCCTG CTTTAAGTGAAGTAAACAATCGTCTGTCCAAGTGCCATATGCAGCAAGAGGGATAA
- the LOC132623353 gene encoding uncharacterized protein LOC132623353 isoform X1, with product MSSRKNGGVGGVQSIPAGSRKMVQSLKEIVNCPEAEIYAMLKECNMDPNEAVNRLLTQDTFHEVKSKREKRKESKDITESRPRGAISNSGRGSRGGAERYVGRGGSESTKPTPGYRKENGSNTSNVTSTPGVSGSNISRRATTISLSDTYYSDVAANESKWPAPAAVDGVSSVSQHSSGYQPTWGGVPGQVSMADIVKMGRPQSKVPSVAHHNVNANQNHVQGLPSGASHQNIQYSDDHTSKFSEVHQEPGDYPVQHLSTDEEWPVIEQPSISEPPADSELHPDPANVSYDRINPQTEIDEVQETDDPTVENLGSPPSRKLQEDNAGGASLYENDLYRYQNQNHTFEHQQVEDVNVSASSVTANLQQLNVQDDRELPPEGDGPSVVIPDHLQVQTADCSHLSFGSFGTGIGGSFSGPSASAPVKATLEDAPKEVDGSSVGHLGSRAPEYYADESLGHASESNLYHRTNSSSGNYDAPSASQPEPLKAEINEHGNQYSYPSSAAGYTYESAQQMAAAFSQPQTSSQMPNLAAFSNVMAFTNSLPSTLLAANVHAGHESDLAYSQFSATQAMAAKYGNSVSSIGGSTISLPESLKTVGYPSSQPAQHTLSGTSASTGPAVPQHLAVHPYSQQTLPLGPFANMISYPFMPQSYTYMPSAFQQPFAGNSTYHQSLAAVLPQYKNSVSVSSLPQSASVASGYGGFGNTASIPGNFPMNPPAAPSGTNLNYDDVLSSQYKDTNHLMSLQQSENSAMWLHGPGSRTMSAVPANTYYGFQGQNQQSGGFRQAQQPLQNHGSLGYPNFYHSQAGISLEHQQQNPRDGSLGGGSQGQPKQSQQLWQNGY from the exons ATGAGTAGTAGAAAGAATGGTGGAGTTGGTGGGGTACAATCCATACCAGCAGGTTCAAGGAAGATGGTACAAAGCTTAAAGGAGATAGTAAACTGTCCTGAAGCAGAGATCTATGCTATGCTTAAAGAATGTAATATGGACCCTAATGAAGCCGTTAATAGGCTTCTTACTCAAG ATACTTTTCATGAGGTGAAGAGCAAACGTGAAAAGAGAAAAGAG AGTAAGGATATAACTGAATCCAGGCCACGTGGTGCAATTAGCAATTCAGGCCGTGGCAGCAGGGGAGGTGCAGAACGATATGTTGGGCGTGGTGGATCAG AGTCTACCAAGCCTACTCCTGGATACAGAAAGGAGAACGGATCAAATACGAGTAATGTGACTTCTACTCCTGGAGTTTCCGGAAGTAACATAAGCAGGAGGGCTACAACCATCAG CTTGTCTGATACGTATTACAGTGATGTTGCTGCAAATGAAAGTAAATGGCCAGCACCTGCAGCAGTTGATGGTGTTTCATCAGTCTCACAGCATTCTTCTGGATATCAACCCACTTGGGGCGGGGTGCCTGGTCAAGTTTCCATGGCTGATATTGTGAAGATGGGTAGACCACAGAGCAAAGTGCCGAGTGTAGCTCACCACAATGTCAATGCCAACCAAAACCATGTTCAGGGGCTCCCTTCTGGTGCATCACATCAAAATATTCAGTACTCTGATGATCATACTTCCAAATTTTCTGAGGTGCATCAAGAGCCTGGGGATTATCCGGTGCAACATCTTTCAACTGATGAGGAATGGCCCGTGATCGAGCAGCCATCTATCTCGGAGCCTCCTGCTGATTCAGAGCTGCATCCTGATCCAGCTAACGTGTCATATGACAGAATTAATCCTCAAACTGAGATTGATGAGGTTCAGGAGACAGATGACCCCACGGTTGAAAATCTTGGTAGTCCTCCAAGTAGAAAGTTGCAGGAGGATAATGCTGGAGGGGCATCTCTTTATGAGAATGACCTCTACAGATATCAAAACCAGAATCATACTTTCGAGCATCAACAAG TTGAAGATGTTAATGTCTCTGCTTCATCAGTTACTGCAAACTTGCAACAGTTAAATGTACAGGATGATCGAGAGTTGCCACCCGAGGGAGACGGTCCTTCTGTTGTAATCCCAGACCATCTTCAAGTTCAAACTGCAGACTGCTCACACCTGAGCTTTGGTAGCTTTGGCACTGGTATTGGTGGATCCTTTTCTGGGCCTTCGGCATCTGCTCCAGTGAAAGCTACTTTGGAAGATGCACCTAAGGAGGTGGATGGTTCATCAGTTGGGCACTTGGGATCCAG AGCTCCGGAATACTATGCTGACGAGTCTCTTGGCCATGCATCTGAGAGTAACTTGTACCATAGAACTAATTCAAGTTCCGGAAATTATGATGCACCTTCTGCTTCACAACCAGAACCTCTGAAAGCAGAAATAAATGAACACGGAAATCAATACTCCTATCCCTCCTCTGCTGCTGGCTACACATATGAAAGTGCACAACAAATGGCTGCAGCATTTAGTCAGCCTCAGACAAGTTCCCAGATGCCAAATCTTGCTGCTTTCTCTAATGTAATG GCCTTCACAAATTCGTTGCCCAGCACTTTGTTAGCAGCTAATGTTCATGCTGGTCATGAGTCTGATCTCGCATATTCACAGTTTTCTGCAACACAAGCAATGGCAGCGAAATATGGCAACTCTGTTTCTTCAATTGGCGGTTCAACAATTTCCTTGCCCGAG TCTTTGAAGACTGTTGGTTATCCATCATCACAGCCTGCACAGCACACTCTTTCTGGAACTAGTGCCTCCACTGGACCTGCTGTGCCCCAACATCTTGCTGTACATCCATATTCCCAACAAACACTTCCTCTGGGACCGTTTGCTAACATGATCAGTTATCCCTTTATGCCTCAGAGCTATACATATATGCCATCTGCATTCCAGCAACCATTTGCTGGTAACAGTACTTACCATCAGTCGCTAGCGGCAGTGCTCCCTCAATATAAGAACAGTGTTTCTGTCAGCAGCTTACCTCAGTCAGCTAGTGTTGCTTCTGGGTATGGTGGTTTTGGAAATACAGCAAGTATCCCTGGTAACTTCCCAATGAACCCCCCTGCTGCTCCGTCTGGTACTAACTTGAATTACGATGATGTGTTGAGCTCTCAGTACAAGGATACCAATCATTTGATGTCTCTTCAGCAG AGCGAGAACTCAGCTATGTGGCTTCATGGACCTGGATCAAGGACAATGTCAGCTGTTCCTGCTAACACATATTATGGTTTTCAAGGTCAAAACCAGCAAAGTGGTGGATTTAGGCAAGCTCAACAGCCACTGCAGAACCATGGATCTTTAGGCTACCCAAATTTCTACCATTCTCAGGCTGGGATCTCATTAGAACATCAACAGCAAAATCCGAGAGATGGGTCATTGGGTGGCGGCTCCCAAGGCCAGCCAAAGCAGTCTCAACAGCTATGGCAAAACGGCTACTAA
- the LOC132622681 gene encoding coatomer subunit zeta-2-like, with product MESCPAIKNILLLDSDGKRVAVNYFSDDWPTNAAKEAFEKAVFAKTQKTNARAEAEITMFDNYIVVYKFAQDLHFFVTGSDNENEIILASVLQGFFDAVGILLRGNVEKREALENLDIILLCLDEIVDGGIILETDANVIAGKVASNSVDSGAPLSEQTISQALATAREHLARSLLK from the exons ATG GAGTCCTGCCCTGCAATTAAGAACATTCTGCTTCTAGATTCCGATGGAAAGCGTGTTGCTGTAAACTACTTCTCAGATGACTGGCCAACAAATGCTGCAAAGGAAGCTTTTGAGAAGGCTGTGTTTGCCAAGACTCAAAAGACTAATGCTAGGGCAGAAG CGGAGATAACAATGTTTGATAATTATATTGTTGTCTACAAGTTTGCCCAAGATCTTCATTTCTTTGTTACTGGAAGTGacaatgaaaatgaaataatccTTGCCAGTGTGCTCCAAGGATTCTTTGATGCTGTTGGTATTCTTCTTAG GGGCAATGTAGAGAAGAGGGAGGCACTTGAAAATTTGGACATTATTCTTTTGTGTCTTGATGAAATTGTTGATGGCGG TATTATTCTTGAAACGGATGCAAATGTTATTGCCGGGAAAGTGGCAAGCAATAGCGTGGATTCTGGGGCACCTCTGTCGGAGCAG ACTATAAGTCAAGCATTGGCAACTGCACGAGAACATTTAGCGAGGTCTCTTCTCAAATGA
- the LOC132623353 gene encoding uncharacterized protein LOC132623353 isoform X2 yields MSSRKNGGVGGVQSIPAGSRKMVQSLKEIVNCPEAEIYAMLKECNMDPNEAVNRLLTQDTFHEVKSKREKRKESKDITESRPRGAISNSGRGSRGGAERYVGRGGSESTKPTPGYRKENGSNTSNVTSTPGVSGSNISRRATTISDVAANESKWPAPAAVDGVSSVSQHSSGYQPTWGGVPGQVSMADIVKMGRPQSKVPSVAHHNVNANQNHVQGLPSGASHQNIQYSDDHTSKFSEVHQEPGDYPVQHLSTDEEWPVIEQPSISEPPADSELHPDPANVSYDRINPQTEIDEVQETDDPTVENLGSPPSRKLQEDNAGGASLYENDLYRYQNQNHTFEHQQVEDVNVSASSVTANLQQLNVQDDRELPPEGDGPSVVIPDHLQVQTADCSHLSFGSFGTGIGGSFSGPSASAPVKATLEDAPKEVDGSSVGHLGSRAPEYYADESLGHASESNLYHRTNSSSGNYDAPSASQPEPLKAEINEHGNQYSYPSSAAGYTYESAQQMAAAFSQPQTSSQMPNLAAFSNVMAFTNSLPSTLLAANVHAGHESDLAYSQFSATQAMAAKYGNSVSSIGGSTISLPESLKTVGYPSSQPAQHTLSGTSASTGPAVPQHLAVHPYSQQTLPLGPFANMISYPFMPQSYTYMPSAFQQPFAGNSTYHQSLAAVLPQYKNSVSVSSLPQSASVASGYGGFGNTASIPGNFPMNPPAAPSGTNLNYDDVLSSQYKDTNHLMSLQQSENSAMWLHGPGSRTMSAVPANTYYGFQGQNQQSGGFRQAQQPLQNHGSLGYPNFYHSQAGISLEHQQQNPRDGSLGGGSQGQPKQSQQLWQNGY; encoded by the exons ATGAGTAGTAGAAAGAATGGTGGAGTTGGTGGGGTACAATCCATACCAGCAGGTTCAAGGAAGATGGTACAAAGCTTAAAGGAGATAGTAAACTGTCCTGAAGCAGAGATCTATGCTATGCTTAAAGAATGTAATATGGACCCTAATGAAGCCGTTAATAGGCTTCTTACTCAAG ATACTTTTCATGAGGTGAAGAGCAAACGTGAAAAGAGAAAAGAG AGTAAGGATATAACTGAATCCAGGCCACGTGGTGCAATTAGCAATTCAGGCCGTGGCAGCAGGGGAGGTGCAGAACGATATGTTGGGCGTGGTGGATCAG AGTCTACCAAGCCTACTCCTGGATACAGAAAGGAGAACGGATCAAATACGAGTAATGTGACTTCTACTCCTGGAGTTTCCGGAAGTAACATAAGCAGGAGGGCTACAACCATCAG TGATGTTGCTGCAAATGAAAGTAAATGGCCAGCACCTGCAGCAGTTGATGGTGTTTCATCAGTCTCACAGCATTCTTCTGGATATCAACCCACTTGGGGCGGGGTGCCTGGTCAAGTTTCCATGGCTGATATTGTGAAGATGGGTAGACCACAGAGCAAAGTGCCGAGTGTAGCTCACCACAATGTCAATGCCAACCAAAACCATGTTCAGGGGCTCCCTTCTGGTGCATCACATCAAAATATTCAGTACTCTGATGATCATACTTCCAAATTTTCTGAGGTGCATCAAGAGCCTGGGGATTATCCGGTGCAACATCTTTCAACTGATGAGGAATGGCCCGTGATCGAGCAGCCATCTATCTCGGAGCCTCCTGCTGATTCAGAGCTGCATCCTGATCCAGCTAACGTGTCATATGACAGAATTAATCCTCAAACTGAGATTGATGAGGTTCAGGAGACAGATGACCCCACGGTTGAAAATCTTGGTAGTCCTCCAAGTAGAAAGTTGCAGGAGGATAATGCTGGAGGGGCATCTCTTTATGAGAATGACCTCTACAGATATCAAAACCAGAATCATACTTTCGAGCATCAACAAG TTGAAGATGTTAATGTCTCTGCTTCATCAGTTACTGCAAACTTGCAACAGTTAAATGTACAGGATGATCGAGAGTTGCCACCCGAGGGAGACGGTCCTTCTGTTGTAATCCCAGACCATCTTCAAGTTCAAACTGCAGACTGCTCACACCTGAGCTTTGGTAGCTTTGGCACTGGTATTGGTGGATCCTTTTCTGGGCCTTCGGCATCTGCTCCAGTGAAAGCTACTTTGGAAGATGCACCTAAGGAGGTGGATGGTTCATCAGTTGGGCACTTGGGATCCAG AGCTCCGGAATACTATGCTGACGAGTCTCTTGGCCATGCATCTGAGAGTAACTTGTACCATAGAACTAATTCAAGTTCCGGAAATTATGATGCACCTTCTGCTTCACAACCAGAACCTCTGAAAGCAGAAATAAATGAACACGGAAATCAATACTCCTATCCCTCCTCTGCTGCTGGCTACACATATGAAAGTGCACAACAAATGGCTGCAGCATTTAGTCAGCCTCAGACAAGTTCCCAGATGCCAAATCTTGCTGCTTTCTCTAATGTAATG GCCTTCACAAATTCGTTGCCCAGCACTTTGTTAGCAGCTAATGTTCATGCTGGTCATGAGTCTGATCTCGCATATTCACAGTTTTCTGCAACACAAGCAATGGCAGCGAAATATGGCAACTCTGTTTCTTCAATTGGCGGTTCAACAATTTCCTTGCCCGAG TCTTTGAAGACTGTTGGTTATCCATCATCACAGCCTGCACAGCACACTCTTTCTGGAACTAGTGCCTCCACTGGACCTGCTGTGCCCCAACATCTTGCTGTACATCCATATTCCCAACAAACACTTCCTCTGGGACCGTTTGCTAACATGATCAGTTATCCCTTTATGCCTCAGAGCTATACATATATGCCATCTGCATTCCAGCAACCATTTGCTGGTAACAGTACTTACCATCAGTCGCTAGCGGCAGTGCTCCCTCAATATAAGAACAGTGTTTCTGTCAGCAGCTTACCTCAGTCAGCTAGTGTTGCTTCTGGGTATGGTGGTTTTGGAAATACAGCAAGTATCCCTGGTAACTTCCCAATGAACCCCCCTGCTGCTCCGTCTGGTACTAACTTGAATTACGATGATGTGTTGAGCTCTCAGTACAAGGATACCAATCATTTGATGTCTCTTCAGCAG AGCGAGAACTCAGCTATGTGGCTTCATGGACCTGGATCAAGGACAATGTCAGCTGTTCCTGCTAACACATATTATGGTTTTCAAGGTCAAAACCAGCAAAGTGGTGGATTTAGGCAAGCTCAACAGCCACTGCAGAACCATGGATCTTTAGGCTACCCAAATTTCTACCATTCTCAGGCTGGGATCTCATTAGAACATCAACAGCAAAATCCGAGAGATGGGTCATTGGGTGGCGGCTCCCAAGGCCAGCCAAAGCAGTCTCAACAGCTATGGCAAAACGGCTACTAA